From the Cyanobacteriota bacterium genome, one window contains:
- a CDS encoding DUF488 domain-containing protein, with product MELLTIGHSNLSIEAFIALLKEHRVTAIVDVRSHPYSRYAPHFSQAALKCSLQAVGIAYVFLGKELGARSTDPTCYDEQGKVIYDRLAQTTLFAEGMKRLTIGMQKYRVALMCAEKDPIACHRSILICDRLKQQNLSLRISHILSDGTLETHEQLEERLLANLAQPPQLPELEQLWQAVETQATKAKKRAKQPTSLPLLERLDQLKQANSQQEREIAYSKPLSS from the coding sequence ATGGAATTATTAACGATCGGCCACTCTAATTTGAGTATTGAGGCATTTATCGCGCTACTAAAAGAGCACCGAGTGACGGCGATCGTTGATGTCCGTTCTCACCCCTACAGCCGCTATGCACCTCATTTCAGCCAAGCAGCATTGAAATGCTCTCTGCAAGCAGTAGGTATTGCCTACGTATTTTTGGGTAAAGAGTTAGGTGCTAGGTCAACGGATCCAACTTGCTACGATGAACAGGGCAAGGTCATCTACGATCGACTAGCGCAAACTACTCTGTTTGCTGAAGGCATGAAGCGCTTAACGATTGGGATGCAGAAGTATCGAGTAGCTCTAATGTGTGCAGAAAAAGACCCCATAGCTTGCCATCGCTCAATTCTGATTTGCGATCGCCTAAAACAGCAGAATCTCTCTCTGCGCATTAGCCACATTCTTAGTGACGGTACCCTAGAAACTCATGAGCAACTAGAAGAGCGCCTCTTGGCCAATCTAGCGCAACCACCCCAGTTGCCAGAGCTAGAGCAACTGTGGCAAGCTGTGGAAACCCAGGCGACCAAGGCAAAAAAACGAGCAAAGCAGCCTACTTCTCTGCCCTTACTGGAACGTCTAGACCAACTGAAG